From a region of the Tachypleus tridentatus isolate NWPU-2018 chromosome 1, ASM421037v1, whole genome shotgun sequence genome:
- the LOC143248435 gene encoding cuticle protein 10.9-like: MLKVLVLCMLATAAYAGNLLYSAPAVKVIQAPVVAAEKPEPFDFSYNSKDDDGNTQSRQESGDGSGAVTGSYSYADANGLYRRVSFTADADGFKPSIETNEPGTANANPADVQVSVQEAPAVKVKAALFKKSSNSYMLLTITLLGPTVMPTPKHMYISFFFLEK; this comes from the exons ATGCTGAAG GTACTTGTTCTGTGTATGTTGGCAACAGCTGCCTATGCTGGTAATCTTTTATACTCTGCCCCAGCTGTTAAGGTCATCCAGGCTCCAGTTGTTGCAGCT GAAAAGCCTGAACCTTTTGACTTCAGCTACAACAGCAAGGACGACGATGGTAACACTCAGTCCCGTCAGGAGTCTGGAGATGGAAGTGGCGCCGTCACTGGCAGCTACTCTTACGCAGATGCAAACGGTCTCTACCGACGAGTATCTTTTACAGCTGATGCTGATGGATTCAAGCCATCCATTGAAACTAATGAACCGGGTACTGCGAATGCCAACCCTGCTGATGTCCAGGTGTCAGTTCAGGAAGCCCCTGCAGTTAAGGTGAAGGCTGCCCTGTTCAAAAAATCATCAAACTCGTACATGCTCCTTACTATCACGCTCCTTGGGCCTACGGTTATGCCCACGcctaaacatatgtatataagttttttttttctggaaaaatGA
- the LOC143248569 gene encoding cuticle protein 10.9-like produces the protein MLKVLVLCMLATAAYAGNLLYSAPAVKVIQAPVVAAEKPEPFDFSYNTKDDDGNTQSRQESGDGSGAVTGSYSYADANGLYRRVSFTADASGFKPSIETNEPGTANANPADVQVSVQEAPAVKVKAAPVQKIIKLVHAPYYHAPWAYGYAHA, from the exons ATGCTGAAG GTACTTGTTCTGTGTATGTTGGCAACAGCTGCCTATGCTGGTAATCTTTTATACTCTGCCCCAGCTGTTAAGGTCATCCAGGCTCCAGTTGTTGCAGCT GAAAAGCCTGAACCTTTTGACTTCAGCTACAACACCAAGGACGACGATGGTAACACTCAGTCCCGTCAGGAGTCTGGAGATGGAAGTGGCGCCGTCACTGGCAGCTACTCTTACGCAGATGCAAACGGTCTCTACCGACGAGTATCTTTTACAGCTGATGCTAGTGGATTCAAGCCATCCATTGAAACTAATGAACCGGGTACTGCGAATGCCAACCCTGCTGATGTCCAGGTGTCAGTTCAGGAAGCCCCTGCAGTTAAGGTCAAGGCTGCCCCTGTTCAAAAAATCATCAAACTCGTACATGCTCCCTACTACCACGCTCCTTGGGCCTACGGCTATGCCCACGcctaa
- the LOC143248496 gene encoding cuticle protein 10.9-like, whose product MLKVLVLCMLASAAYAGNLLYSAPAVKVIQAPVVAAEKPEPFDFSYDTKDDDGNTQSRQESGDGSGAVTGSYSYADANGLYRRVSFTADAGGFKPSIETNEPGTANANPADVQVSVQEAPTVKVKAAPVQKIIKLVHAPYYHAPWAYGYAHA is encoded by the exons ATGCTGAAG GTACTTGTTCTGTGTATGTTGGCTTCAGCTGCCTATGCTGGTAATCTTTTATACTCTGCCCCAGCTGTTAAGGTCATCCAGGCTCCAGTTGTTGCAGCT GAAAAGCCTGAACCTTTTGACTTCAGCTACGACACCAAGGACGACGATGGTAACACTCAGTCCCGTCAGGAGTCTGGAGATGGAAGTGGCGCCGTCACTGGCAGCTACTCTTACGCAGATGCAAACGGTCTCTATCGACGAGTATCTTTTACAGCTGATGCTGGTGGATTCAAGCCATCCATTGAAACTAATGAACCGGGTACTGCGAATGCCAACCCTGCTGATGTCCAGGTGTCAGTTCAGGAAGCCCCTACAGTTAAGGTGAAGGCTGCCCCTGTTCAAAAAATCATCAAACTCGTACATGCTCCTTACTACCACGCTCCTTGGGCCTACGGTTATGCCCACGcctaa
- the LOC143247428 gene encoding cuticle protein 10.9-like, with the protein MLKVLVLCMLASAAYAGNLLYSAPAVKVIQAPVVAAEKPEPFDFSYDTKDDDGNTQSRQESGDGSGAVTGSYSYADANGLYRRVSFTADASGFKPSIETNEPGTANANPADVQVSVQEAPAVKVKAAPVQKIIKLVHAPYYHAPWAYGYAHE; encoded by the exons ATGCTGAAG GTACTTGTTCTGTGTATGTTGGCTTCAGCTGCCTATGCTGGTAATCTTTTATACTCTGCCCCAGCTGTTAAGGTCATCCAGGCTCCAGTTGTTGCAGCT GAAAAGCCTGAACCTTTTGACTTCAGCTACGACACCAAGGACGACGATGGTAACACTCAGTCCCGTCAGGAGTCAGGAGATGGAAGTGGCGCCGTCACTGGCAGCTACTCTTACGCAGATGCAAACGGTCTCTACCGACGAGTATCTTTTACAGCTGATGCTAGTGGATTCAAGCCATCCATTGAAACTAATGAACCGGGTACTGCGAATGCCAACCCTGCTGATGTCCAGGTGTCAGTTCAGGAAGCCCCTGCAGTTAAGGTGAAGGCTGCCCCTGTTCAAAAAATCATCAAACTCGTACATGCTCCTTACTATCACGCTCCTTGGGCCTACGGCTATGCCCACGagtaa